One region of Micromonospora ureilytica genomic DNA includes:
- a CDS encoding lactonase family protein translates to MSGQGEVVHIGGYTAQSGGRGSGIVAARRDPTTGALTPLGTVAVTPSPSFLARHPAQPVLYAVNELADGEINAWQVGADGALDPLGSRSTGGAEPCHLAVLAGGDHLLAANYGSGSIAVFPLDPEGVPGERTDLVVHEGHGPDPERQDHAHAHMVSPGAGRGPIFAVDLGTDSVYRYDLDDATGRLVPRAPRIRTAPGTGPRHLARHPDGRRCYLVGELDASVTAYEVTDDGAWHQRGRVEASERAGHVQPSEVTVAPDGRFLYVANRGVGTVAVFSLGGELPELVAEVDTGGEWPRHFALIGEHLYVADERADMVRVFRRDADTGVPEAVGEPVPVPSPTCVLP, encoded by the coding sequence GTGAGCGGTCAGGGTGAGGTCGTCCACATCGGGGGTTACACCGCGCAGAGTGGCGGACGGGGCAGCGGCATCGTCGCGGCACGTCGGGACCCGACCACCGGGGCGCTGACCCCGCTCGGCACGGTCGCGGTCACCCCGTCCCCCTCCTTCCTGGCGCGGCACCCCGCCCAGCCGGTGCTCTACGCGGTCAACGAGCTGGCGGACGGGGAGATCAACGCCTGGCAGGTCGGGGCGGACGGCGCGCTGGACCCGCTCGGCAGCCGGTCGACCGGCGGCGCCGAGCCCTGCCACCTGGCGGTGCTAGCCGGCGGCGATCACCTGCTGGCGGCCAACTACGGCAGCGGCAGCATCGCGGTCTTCCCGCTCGACCCGGAGGGCGTGCCCGGCGAGCGCACCGACCTGGTGGTGCACGAGGGGCACGGTCCCGACCCGGAGCGCCAGGACCACGCCCACGCCCACATGGTCTCGCCGGGGGCGGGCCGCGGGCCGATCTTCGCCGTGGATCTCGGCACCGACTCGGTCTATCGGTACGACCTGGACGACGCCACCGGACGACTGGTGCCGCGTGCCCCGCGGATCCGTACGGCGCCCGGGACCGGCCCTCGGCACCTGGCCCGGCACCCGGACGGACGGCGCTGCTACCTCGTCGGTGAGCTGGACGCCTCGGTCACCGCGTACGAGGTGACCGACGACGGCGCGTGGCACCAGCGCGGGCGGGTCGAGGCGAGCGAGCGCGCCGGTCACGTCCAGCCGTCGGAGGTCACGGTCGCCCCGGACGGCCGCTTCCTCTACGTCGCCAACCGTGGGGTGGGAACCGTGGCGGTTTTCAGCCTGGGCGGGGAGTTGCCCGAGCTGGTGGCCGAAGTGGACACCGGCGGCGAGTGGCCTCGGCACTTCGCTCTGATCGGGGAGCACCTCTACGTCGCCGACGAGCGGGCCGACATGGTGCGGGTGTTCCGGCGCGACGCCGACACCGGCGTTCCGGAAGCGGTCGGCGAGCCGGTGCCGGTGCCGAGCCCGACGTGCGTGCTGCCCTGA
- a CDS encoding substrate-binding domain-containing protein, translating into MSAGRHRMRSKLHLAAAAATVGVLVVTTGAWFGYRELIQPSCSGEIRLAVAVASELAPAVDAAASQWVKDGAAVGPTCIRVDVSASDPVDVAAVVAAKHGAVLAGVGQASGTAVSPDVWVPDSSTWLLRLKKDATAFAPTNGASIARSPIVVAMPEPIATRLGWPDKKFNWTDLLKQVNNTSAPLRTGIVEPTRDAAGLSGLLSLTAAANGAGGDAQRNTVGALRALATGRSSLRNDLLARFPTANDSTSIASGLGAAALSEEDVIAYNSKKPPVPLAALYMEPAPMPLDYPYAVLPGIEPSKASAAKVLFELLTSPTFRNRLAAQSLRAPDGNWGEGFKAPQGAPSPAGGAPTAPANGGTAAGGLDPAAIQRVVSSWSIATQSGRMLAVIDVSGSMKDPVPSANNRSREEVTVDAARRGLGLFDDSWSIGLWTFSTQLVGNRDYRELVPIGPLSGQRAQLEGALATVKPSSGDTGLYDTMLAAYQAVQENWQPGRVNSIVLFTDGKNEDDNGLNQQQLLAKLKQAADPERPVQVIMIGIGEGVSKAELESITKVTGGDVFVTKDPSEIGSIFLSAIARRPPAPR; encoded by the coding sequence GTGTCAGCAGGCCGCCATCGCATGCGTTCGAAACTCCACCTAGCCGCCGCCGCCGCAACGGTGGGGGTGCTCGTCGTGACGACGGGCGCGTGGTTCGGCTATCGGGAGTTGATCCAGCCCAGTTGCTCGGGCGAGATCCGGCTCGCCGTGGCGGTCGCCTCCGAGCTCGCGCCGGCGGTGGACGCCGCCGCGTCCCAGTGGGTGAAGGACGGCGCCGCGGTAGGCCCGACGTGCATCCGAGTCGACGTCTCCGCGTCCGACCCGGTGGACGTGGCGGCCGTGGTGGCGGCCAAGCACGGCGCTGTGCTGGCCGGCGTGGGCCAGGCCAGTGGCACCGCCGTCAGCCCCGACGTGTGGGTGCCCGACTCCTCGACCTGGCTGCTGCGGTTGAAGAAGGACGCGACGGCGTTCGCTCCGACCAACGGCGCGTCCATCGCGCGCAGCCCCATCGTCGTCGCGATGCCCGAGCCGATCGCCACCCGGCTGGGCTGGCCGGACAAGAAGTTCAACTGGACCGACCTTCTCAAGCAGGTCAACAACACGAGCGCGCCGCTGCGGACCGGGATCGTCGAGCCGACCCGCGACGCTGCCGGCCTGTCCGGTCTGCTCTCGCTGACCGCGGCCGCCAACGGCGCCGGCGGCGACGCCCAGCGCAACACCGTCGGCGCGCTCCGCGCACTGGCCACCGGGCGCTCCTCGCTCCGCAACGACCTGCTGGCCCGCTTCCCGACGGCCAACGACTCGACGTCCATCGCCAGTGGTCTCGGCGCGGCGGCGCTGTCCGAAGAAGACGTGATCGCGTACAACAGCAAGAAGCCGCCGGTGCCGCTCGCCGCGCTCTACATGGAGCCGGCGCCGATGCCGCTGGACTACCCGTACGCGGTGCTGCCCGGCATCGAGCCGAGCAAGGCGTCGGCGGCCAAGGTGCTGTTCGAGCTGCTCACCAGCCCGACCTTCCGTAACCGGCTCGCCGCGCAGTCGCTGCGCGCGCCGGACGGCAACTGGGGCGAGGGTTTCAAGGCGCCGCAGGGTGCTCCGAGCCCGGCCGGCGGCGCGCCCACCGCGCCGGCGAACGGCGGCACCGCGGCGGGTGGCCTGGACCCGGCCGCCATCCAGCGGGTCGTCTCCAGCTGGTCGATCGCCACCCAGTCCGGTCGGATGCTGGCCGTCATCGACGTCTCCGGCTCGATGAAGGACCCGGTGCCCAGCGCCAACAACCGCAGCCGGGAAGAGGTCACCGTCGACGCGGCCCGTCGCGGCCTCGGCCTCTTCGACGACTCCTGGTCGATCGGTCTGTGGACCTTCTCCACCCAGCTCGTCGGCAACCGGGACTACCGGGAGTTGGTCCCCATCGGGCCGCTCTCCGGCCAGCGGGCCCAGTTGGAGGGCGCGCTCGCCACCGTCAAGCCCTCCAGCGGTGACACCGGCCTCTACGACACCATGCTGGCCGCGTACCAGGCGGTGCAGGAGAACTGGCAGCCCGGTCGGGTCAACTCGATCGTGCTGTTCACCGACGGCAAGAACGAGGACGACAACGGCCTCAACCAGCAGCAGTTGCTCGCCAAGCTCAAGCAGGCCGCCGACCCGGAGCGGCCGGTCCAGGTCATCATGATCGGCATCGGTGAGGGTGTCAGCAAGGCAGAGCTGGAGTCGATCACCAAGGTGACCGGTGGCGACGTCTTCGTCACCAAGGACCCGAGCGAGATCGGCAGCATCTTCCTCAGCGCCATCGCGCGGCGCCCACCCGCACCGCGCTGA
- a CDS encoding PP2C family protein-serine/threonine phosphatase, translated as MSEPVNRARRALNETPADRLVGGIGEVLGRSYGITDVELYQVDYRLAELLPLTEGDSITSPGHPAWRAFDHQSPILTDGTAWFPVTMRGERRGVLRLSPVPDDREVVAALAEIATALAHEVAAVSAGTDVYRAARRTQRLTLAAEMQWDLLPGRSRIRPSFSLAGQLEPAYAVRGDSFDWSDDGERLWLSTINGTGEGVAASLLTSLATHALRNARRAGLSLADQAALADQAIYDLYRGEQHLSALLMELDLRSGMMTVVDAGSPRLVLLRDGDVTEQPLEAQFPLGMFEATDYHEQKFPLERGDRVFVVSDGVVEATGQHVRYGETALDRFLRRTGPMAPLDAVRSLIGDLRAFVAGDLVDDAVVVCLDWAGPQR; from the coding sequence ATGAGCGAACCGGTCAATCGGGCACGACGTGCCCTGAACGAGACACCAGCTGACCGGCTCGTCGGGGGCATCGGGGAGGTGCTCGGCCGGTCGTACGGGATCACCGACGTCGAGCTCTACCAGGTCGACTATCGGCTCGCGGAGCTACTGCCACTCACCGAGGGTGACTCGATCACGAGCCCCGGGCACCCCGCCTGGCGCGCCTTCGACCACCAGTCGCCGATCCTGACCGACGGCACCGCCTGGTTCCCGGTCACCATGCGTGGCGAGCGTCGAGGGGTGCTGCGCCTGTCCCCCGTTCCGGACGACCGGGAGGTCGTCGCCGCGCTGGCCGAGATCGCCACGGCGCTCGCGCACGAGGTGGCGGCGGTCTCCGCCGGCACCGACGTCTATCGGGCGGCCCGGCGCACCCAACGCCTCACCCTGGCCGCCGAGATGCAGTGGGACCTGCTGCCCGGCCGCAGCCGGATCCGTCCCTCGTTCAGCCTGGCCGGGCAGTTGGAGCCGGCGTACGCGGTGCGCGGCGACAGCTTCGACTGGTCCGACGACGGGGAACGGCTCTGGTTGTCCACAATCAACGGCACCGGTGAGGGCGTGGCCGCCTCCCTGCTCACCTCGCTGGCCACCCACGCGCTGCGCAACGCGCGTCGGGCCGGCCTGAGCCTGGCCGACCAGGCCGCCCTCGCCGACCAGGCCATCTACGACCTGTACCGGGGCGAGCAGCACCTCTCCGCGTTGCTGATGGAACTGGACCTGCGCTCCGGGATGATGACCGTGGTGGACGCCGGGTCTCCCCGGCTGGTCCTGCTCCGCGACGGGGACGTCACCGAGCAGCCCCTGGAGGCGCAGTTCCCGTTGGGGATGTTCGAGGCGACCGACTACCACGAGCAGAAGTTCCCGCTGGAGCGCGGCGACCGGGTCTTCGTGGTCAGTGACGGGGTGGTGGAGGCCACCGGGCAGCACGTGCGTTACGGCGAGACGGCACTGGACCGGTTCCTGCGGCGGACCGGGCCGATGGCGCCCCTGGACGCCGTCCGGTCGCTGATCGGTGATCTGCGCGCGTTCGTGGCCGGTGACCTGGTCGACGACGCGGTGGTCGTCTGCCTTGACTGGGCCGGCCCGCAACGGTGA
- a CDS encoding ROK family transcriptional regulator, which yields MSLTHAPAGAVRQGSLRELNLALVLGRIAAADRPPSRADLATATGLTRATVSAVVEDLLAGRLVSESDPAPRSGAGRPARGLVLADQGPAGLGLEVNVDYLAVCVVDLTGQVRHRTVYRADLRPVAPADALARLVEMAGAARDDAALDGLTLVGAALAVPGLVDDTGLVRLAPNLGWRDVPVPALLAEHPPLIEQVPGVPALVVDNEANLAALGELHSQPPGPSSFLHISGEVGIGAGIVLDGALFRGVRGWSGEIGHLPVHPEGRPCRCGGQGCLEQYAGQEAIVSAAGLARAELPADTATARLAELAEAGDADALRALHDAGTALGVAVASVVNLLDLDTVVLGGGYAALAPWLCPPVLAEIRARVLTAAWSPVTVRPSTLGAEAAAVGAAGSVARRIVAQPAGWLARSG from the coding sequence GTGAGCCTCACCCACGCCCCGGCCGGCGCAGTCCGTCAGGGCAGTCTGCGCGAGCTCAACCTCGCCCTGGTCCTCGGCCGGATCGCCGCGGCCGACCGACCGCCCTCCCGAGCCGACCTGGCGACCGCGACCGGCCTGACCAGAGCCACCGTGTCCGCGGTGGTCGAGGACCTGCTCGCCGGCCGGCTGGTCAGTGAATCCGACCCCGCGCCCCGCTCGGGCGCCGGCCGCCCGGCGCGCGGACTGGTCCTGGCCGATCAGGGGCCGGCCGGGCTCGGCCTGGAGGTCAACGTCGACTACCTGGCGGTCTGCGTGGTGGACCTCACCGGCCAGGTCCGGCACCGCACGGTATACCGGGCCGACCTGCGCCCGGTGGCCCCCGCCGACGCCCTGGCCCGCCTCGTCGAGATGGCCGGGGCAGCTCGCGACGACGCCGCACTGGACGGCCTCACCCTGGTCGGGGCCGCGCTCGCGGTGCCCGGCCTGGTGGACGACACCGGGCTGGTCCGGCTCGCGCCGAACCTCGGCTGGCGCGACGTGCCGGTGCCCGCGCTGCTCGCCGAGCACCCTCCGCTGATCGAGCAGGTGCCCGGCGTCCCCGCACTGGTGGTGGACAACGAGGCCAACCTCGCCGCGCTCGGCGAGCTGCACTCGCAGCCACCCGGCCCGTCCAGCTTCCTGCACATCTCCGGGGAGGTGGGCATCGGCGCCGGCATCGTGCTGGACGGCGCGCTGTTTCGCGGTGTACGCGGGTGGAGCGGCGAGATCGGGCACCTTCCGGTCCACCCCGAGGGCCGTCCGTGCCGTTGCGGCGGGCAGGGTTGCCTGGAGCAGTACGCCGGCCAGGAAGCGATCGTGTCCGCCGCCGGGCTGGCCCGGGCGGAGCTTCCCGCGGACACCGCGACGGCCCGGTTGGCCGAGTTGGCCGAGGCCGGCGACGCCGACGCGCTGCGGGCGCTGCACGACGCCGGAACGGCGCTCGGCGTCGCGGTGGCCAGCGTCGTCAACCTGCTCGACCTGGACACCGTGGTGCTCGGTGGCGGTTACGCGGCGCTCGCACCCTGGCTGTGCCCCCCGGTGCTCGCCGAGATCCGCGCCCGGGTGCTCACCGCCGCCTGGTCACCGGTCACGGTCCGGCCGTCGACGCTCGGCGCGGAGGCCGCCGCGGTCGGTGCCGCCGGCTCGGTGGCCCGTCGGATCGTCGCGCAGCCCGCCGGCTGGCTGGCCCGCTCCGGTTGA
- a CDS encoding sugar transferase, with product MSVATLLTPATSAEPNGRRTGLVARADERSYVRVLVVLDTTVLIIALLIGYVTRFGEGEPTGSDIPYVLVAPGLVLAWLISLKALGCYDDRVIGYGADEYRRVSSASLRLAGAIAIFGYIADVGVSRGFLGISFAVGTVGLEVARFAARKRLHRARSVGAGWSRKVLVVGDTAHVLELVHTLRREPYAGYQVVGACIPDALLAPVAQRLGDVPVVGSFRGIPEAATAIGADTVAVTASGELTATRLRRLGWQLEGTGVDLVVAPALTDVAGPRIHTRPVAGLPLIHVEAPEFRGVRKLVKGLVDRSASSLALAVLLPLIAFIALAIKLDSRGPVLFRQVRVGRGGQEFGVFKFRTMVVNADALLAELTARNETDGLMFKMRHDPRVTRVGRLLRKWSLDELPQLVNVLLGQMSLVGPRPPLPSEVARYDGDVARRLLVKPGMTGLWQVSGRSDLSWEDGIRLDLYYVENWSLAADLTILWKTFGAVLNGRGAY from the coding sequence GTGAGCGTGGCGACACTGTTGACCCCCGCCACGTCGGCGGAGCCGAACGGTCGACGCACCGGCCTGGTGGCGCGCGCCGACGAACGGTCCTACGTCCGGGTCCTGGTGGTGCTGGACACCACAGTTCTCATCATCGCGTTGCTGATCGGGTACGTCACCCGTTTCGGTGAGGGCGAGCCGACCGGCTCGGACATCCCGTACGTGCTGGTCGCCCCCGGGTTGGTGCTGGCCTGGCTGATCTCGCTCAAGGCGCTCGGCTGCTACGACGACCGGGTGATCGGCTACGGGGCGGACGAGTACCGGCGGGTCAGCTCCGCCAGCCTGCGCCTGGCCGGGGCGATCGCCATCTTCGGCTACATCGCCGACGTCGGAGTCTCCCGGGGCTTCCTGGGCATCTCCTTCGCGGTGGGCACCGTCGGGCTGGAGGTGGCGCGGTTCGCCGCCCGCAAGCGGCTGCACCGGGCCCGCTCGGTCGGTGCCGGCTGGTCCCGCAAGGTGCTGGTGGTCGGCGACACCGCCCACGTGTTGGAGTTGGTCCACACGCTGCGCCGCGAGCCGTACGCCGGCTACCAGGTGGTGGGCGCCTGCATCCCGGACGCGTTGCTCGCGCCGGTGGCGCAGCGGCTGGGTGACGTGCCGGTGGTGGGGTCGTTCCGGGGCATCCCGGAGGCCGCCACCGCGATCGGCGCGGACACGGTCGCGGTGACCGCCTCCGGTGAGCTGACCGCGACCCGGCTGCGCCGCCTCGGCTGGCAGTTGGAGGGGACGGGCGTCGACCTGGTCGTGGCACCCGCGCTGACCGACGTCGCCGGTCCGCGGATCCACACCCGCCCGGTCGCCGGCCTGCCGCTGATCCACGTCGAGGCGCCCGAGTTCCGCGGGGTCCGCAAGCTGGTGAAGGGTCTCGTCGACAGGTCCGCCTCGTCGCTGGCGCTGGCGGTGCTGCTGCCGCTGATCGCGTTCATCGCCCTGGCCATCAAACTGGACAGTCGGGGCCCGGTGCTGTTCCGGCAGGTCCGCGTCGGCCGGGGCGGCCAGGAGTTCGGTGTGTTCAAGTTCCGCACCATGGTGGTGAACGCCGACGCGTTGCTCGCCGAGTTGACCGCGCGCAACGAGACCGACGGCCTGATGTTCAAGATGCGCCACGATCCCCGGGTCACCCGCGTCGGCCGGCTGCTGCGCAAATGGTCACTGGACGAGCTGCCGCAACTGGTCAACGTGCTGCTGGGTCAGATGAGCCTGGTCGGACCCCGCCCGCCGCTGCCCTCGGAGGTGGCCCGCTACGACGGTGACGTGGCCCGGCGGCTGCTGGTCAAGCCGGGCATGACCGGCCTGTGGCAGGTCAGCGGCCGCTCCGACCTGAGCTGGGAGGACGGCATCCGGCTCGACCTCTACTACGTGGAGAACTGGTCCCTCGCCGCCGACCTCACCATCCTCTGGAAGACCTTCGGCGCGGTGCTGAACGGCCGCGGAGCGTACTGA
- a CDS encoding MarR family winged helix-turn-helix transcriptional regulator has product MNRPTDPETSMAAALDAAAAALLGIWESAREGTANRVSGAQLRAVMVVEQSDGINLRRLASRLDMLLSSASRLCDRLVAAGMLEREPGRFDRREISLHLTPEARRLLAELRADRQAQLAAVLTGMSREGRDALLRGMQEFDEAARRQQAQNPPTPGESTAQGDWPDDPDRPGGRSGDWSIDSGRQTRAVWTGSTGGSERSVGTTREWPAGDPPVARTA; this is encoded by the coding sequence GTGAACCGTCCGACGGACCCCGAGACGAGTATGGCTGCCGCACTGGACGCGGCGGCCGCTGCCCTGTTGGGCATCTGGGAATCCGCCCGGGAGGGGACCGCCAACCGCGTGTCCGGTGCCCAGTTACGCGCGGTGATGGTGGTCGAGCAGTCCGACGGGATCAACCTGCGTCGGCTCGCCTCCCGACTCGACATGCTGCTCAGCTCCGCCAGCCGCCTCTGCGACCGGTTGGTCGCCGCCGGGATGCTGGAGCGCGAGCCGGGCCGCTTCGACCGGCGGGAGATCTCACTGCACCTCACCCCGGAGGCCCGCCGGCTCCTCGCCGAGCTGCGGGCCGACCGCCAGGCGCAACTCGCCGCCGTGCTGACCGGGATGAGCCGGGAGGGCCGCGACGCGTTGCTGCGCGGGATGCAGGAGTTCGACGAGGCCGCCCGCCGCCAGCAGGCGCAGAACCCGCCGACGCCCGGTGAGTCGACGGCCCAGGGGGACTGGCCGGACGACCCGGACCGGCCCGGTGGGCGCTCGGGGGACTGGTCGATCGATTCGGGTCGGCAGACCCGAGCGGTGTGGACGGGCTCGACGGGCGGCTCGGAACGATCGGTCGGCACCACCCGAGAATGGCCGGCCGGCGACCCGCCGGTGGCCCGTACCGCCTGA
- the xylA gene encoding xylose isomerase, which yields MAPRPTPADKFSFGLWTVGWQARDPFGDATRPELDAVEAVHRLAELGAYGITFHDDDLIPFGVDAATRDQHIARFRKALDETGLVVPMVTTNLFTHPIFKDGGFTSNDRDVRRYALRKVLRQVDLAAELGASTFVMWGGREGSEYDLAKDVRAALDRYREAVDLLTQYSIDKGYNLRFALEPKPNEPRGDILLPTIGHALGFISQLAHPELVGLNPEVGHEQMAGLNYAHGIAQALWQGKLFHLDLNGQRGIKYDQDLVFGHGDLMNAFALVDLLENGGPNGGPAYDGPRHFDYKPSRTEDMDGVWASAAANMSTYLLLKERAAAFRADPEVIEALAASKVGELSTPTLGDGEGYEEILADRSAFEDVDVDAVAARGFAFVRLNQLAVEHLLGAR from the coding sequence ATGGCACCCCGTCCCACCCCCGCCGACAAGTTCTCCTTCGGGCTCTGGACCGTCGGCTGGCAGGCCCGCGACCCGTTCGGTGACGCCACCCGTCCCGAGCTCGACGCGGTCGAGGCAGTGCACCGGCTCGCCGAGCTGGGCGCGTACGGCATCACCTTCCACGACGACGACCTGATCCCGTTCGGCGTCGACGCCGCCACTCGGGACCAGCACATCGCCCGGTTCCGCAAGGCCCTCGACGAGACCGGCCTCGTGGTGCCCATGGTCACCACCAACCTCTTCACCCACCCGATCTTCAAGGACGGCGGCTTCACCAGCAACGACCGCGACGTCCGCCGCTACGCGCTGCGCAAGGTGCTGCGGCAGGTCGACCTCGCCGCCGAGCTGGGTGCGAGCACCTTCGTCATGTGGGGTGGCCGCGAGGGCTCCGAGTACGACCTCGCCAAGGACGTCCGCGCCGCCCTGGACCGCTACCGCGAGGCGGTGGACCTGCTCACCCAGTACTCCATCGACAAGGGCTACAACCTGCGGTTCGCCCTGGAGCCCAAGCCCAACGAGCCGCGCGGCGACATCCTGCTGCCGACCATCGGGCACGCGCTCGGCTTCATCTCCCAGCTGGCCCACCCGGAGCTGGTCGGCCTCAACCCGGAGGTCGGCCACGAGCAGATGGCCGGGCTCAACTACGCCCACGGCATCGCCCAGGCGCTCTGGCAGGGCAAGCTGTTCCACCTGGACCTCAACGGCCAGCGCGGCATCAAGTACGACCAGGACCTGGTCTTCGGCCACGGTGACCTGATGAACGCGTTCGCCCTGGTGGACCTCCTGGAGAACGGCGGCCCCAACGGCGGGCCGGCCTACGACGGGCCGCGGCACTTCGACTACAAGCCCTCCCGCACCGAGGACATGGACGGGGTGTGGGCCTCCGCGGCGGCCAACATGAGCACCTACCTGCTGCTCAAGGAGCGCGCTGCGGCGTTCCGCGCCGACCCCGAGGTGATCGAGGCGCTGGCCGCCAGCAAGGTCGGCGAGCTGAGCACGCCGACGCTCGGCGACGGTGAGGGCTACGAGGAGATCCTGGCCGACCGGTCCGCGTTCGAGGATGTCGACGTGGACGCGGTGGCCGCCCGGGGCTTCGCCTTCGTCCGGCTCAACCAGCTCGCCGTCGAGCACCTGCTCGGCGCCCGCTGA
- a CDS encoding PP2C family protein-serine/threonine phosphatase — MTTTRQPGGTPLPTDERLARELLDGLAEAVVTTDGTGRVTLVNAMAAELIPEIDAGTELAGCPVAALARAVTSGADRFDADHHGRRLRGVRRQLTGSRWAWYVRDVTEEHARADALLAERSRTAFLAQAGSRLALALHRDQVLLATTTLAVPYLADVAVALPRPTAPAEPRARWIRYADGEPAPVTGLASPALTNSVPGLAEALAGDRAEPGPWSDAPLTELADLLPPGFGPPGMVLASPLLSGNDSAGALLLIRRSGRAGFDRRDIELAREFAARAGAALATADLHGEQAHLARVLQTSLLPPELPVVPGVTMAGGYRAAGDTLRIGGDFYEVFPHPRGALFALGDVCGKGVGAAVLTGRVRQSLQTLRLVEQRPLELVHLLNQALFDAPDAARRSQLTTVLLGSLDRGPAGLDVRIAGGGHPAPLLVTADGTVTPVPVGGMPVGALTAARFAETRVHLDPGDLLLAYTDGVTEARGPRDAAMFGEARLRAALVAAAGQPPAALIDRVFRAVDDWLDGQAHDDIAMLAVGASPPG; from the coding sequence GTGACCACGACCCGGCAACCCGGCGGCACCCCGTTGCCGACCGACGAACGGTTGGCCCGCGAGCTGCTCGACGGGCTCGCCGAGGCTGTGGTGACGACGGACGGGACCGGTCGGGTCACCCTGGTCAACGCCATGGCGGCCGAGCTGATCCCGGAGATCGACGCCGGCACCGAGCTGGCCGGCTGCCCGGTGGCAGCCCTGGCCCGGGCGGTCACCAGCGGCGCTGACCGCTTCGACGCCGACCACCACGGCCGGCGACTGCGCGGCGTCCGGCGACAGCTCACCGGCTCCCGGTGGGCGTGGTACGTCCGCGACGTCACCGAGGAACACGCCCGCGCCGACGCCCTGCTCGCCGAACGCTCCCGCACCGCGTTCCTCGCCCAGGCCGGCAGCCGGCTGGCGCTGGCCCTGCACCGGGACCAGGTCCTCCTGGCCACCACCACGCTCGCCGTCCCCTACCTGGCCGACGTCGCCGTGGCACTGCCCCGACCGACCGCGCCGGCCGAGCCGCGCGCCCGGTGGATCCGGTACGCCGACGGTGAGCCCGCCCCGGTCACCGGGCTGGCCAGTCCCGCGTTGACCAACTCCGTGCCCGGTTTGGCCGAGGCACTGGCCGGCGACCGCGCCGAGCCGGGCCCCTGGTCGGACGCCCCGCTCACCGAGCTGGCCGACCTGCTGCCGCCCGGGTTCGGCCCCCCGGGGATGGTGCTGGCCAGCCCGCTGCTCAGCGGCAACGATTCGGCCGGTGCGCTGCTGCTCATCCGTCGGTCCGGGCGGGCCGGCTTCGACAGGCGTGACATCGAGTTGGCCCGGGAGTTCGCCGCTCGCGCGGGCGCCGCGCTGGCCACCGCCGACCTGCACGGCGAGCAGGCCCACCTGGCCCGGGTGCTGCAGACCAGCCTGCTCCCGCCCGAGTTGCCCGTCGTGCCCGGCGTGACCATGGCCGGCGGCTACCGGGCGGCGGGCGACACCCTGCGCATCGGCGGCGACTTCTACGAGGTGTTCCCGCACCCGCGCGGCGCCCTGTTCGCGCTCGGCGACGTGTGCGGCAAGGGCGTGGGCGCGGCGGTGCTGACCGGCCGGGTCCGCCAGTCGTTGCAGACGCTGCGACTCGTCGAGCAACGCCCGCTGGAGCTGGTCCACCTGCTCAACCAGGCGCTGTTCGACGCGCCGGACGCCGCGCGGCGCAGCCAGCTCACCACAGTGCTGCTCGGTTCCCTGGACCGGGGGCCGGCCGGGTTGGACGTCCGGATCGCCGGCGGGGGGCACCCGGCGCCTCTGCTGGTCACCGCGGACGGCACTGTCACCCCGGTCCCGGTCGGTGGCATGCCGGTGGGGGCACTGACAGCCGCACGGTTCGCCGAGACCCGGGTGCACCTCGATCCGGGCGACCTGCTGCTCGCGTACACCGATGGGGTGACCGAGGCGCGCGGCCCGCGCGACGCGGCGATGTTCGGCGAGGCCCGGCTGCGGGCCGCGCTCGTGGCGGCCGCCGGGCAACCGCCGGCGGCGCTGATCGACCGGGTGTTCCGGGCGGTCGACGACTGGCTGGACGGGCAGGCCCACGACGACATCGCGATGCTGGCCGTGGGCGCTTCGCCGCCGGGATGA